CGACTACGTCTCGCTGGCCGGCGACCCTGACGAGAACACGTTCGTGGTCTCCGCGTCTGGCGACACCGACGACATGCGGTTCGAAATCGACGCAGATCGCGCCGAAGCGCTGGACCTCGACGAGACGGAAGCGCTGTTCGCGCTGGAGTACCTCAAGGAAGTCGAGAGTGGCCTCCCGAGCGGCGACCTGACCATTCGGACGGGCGACGACTTCCCGACCAAGATCTCCGTGGACACGGACGCCATCAACGCTCTCTACATGGTAGCACCGCGAATCGATCCGGACGACGCCTGACGCTCCCCGCACACCTACTTATTGATTCACAATGTCAACAGAGTGGAAGCAAACTCACAGCGTCACGTGCGTCTTGTGCGGTGGGCTGGCAGACGAACGCCGCACACAGAAAATCGAGCCGAAAAACCTCACCGGAGCAGACGAAGTCAGGCGCCCCGAGGAAACTCAACTGATCCGGGACATCGCAGACGCAGTAGGCAGTGGCGAAGCACATCCCGAATGCTTCACCAAGGTGAGGGAGGCTGAACTTGATCCGACAGGAGTAGATCTGGAACCGCGCGAGCATCGGTGAAAACGACTGACGAACTCGTCTGTACGCGAATTCAATTCTGGTCCTCGTGGCCGGTATGGCTCGGTTCGATTCCGGGCAGGACATTTGTATGGCTTCCCAGCCTCACCACACGTTCAAGACGCTGCCAAAGGCGTTGAAAACCGAAGATCCAGACGTAGTGCATTCACAACTGATCGCCGCGCTCGCCGATCCGTGGGAAGTCGGCGAAATCGAATTTCGAGACAACTCACATATCGAACGCGATCGGCGCCCACTCGCGAACTTTCCTGCGCCGCTGGTAGCAACGACCGTCACCAACCCCGACACAGATGCATTCATTAGAGTTGACCCGTACGACCACCGGCCAGCGGGCTGGGAAGACCCGCTGTTTCTCGGCCAACGCGTTCTCGCAGCGCAGCCGGACACAGACACTGAACCACAGTATCTGACAGCGCCAAACCCAACCCACCCAGACATCAATCAGTGCGACGTCGTCCCCACCGAAAGCCATGCAGAGCTCATAGCACGCACTGCACGCTCAACGGTCCACACACTCCCTGACGAAGTGAAACAGAACGACGCAGAACAACCGATTTACAACCGGCCACCGTACGTGATCCCAGAGCCGATCAACGCACTTCGGACTGCGGTCGCTGCAGCGAACGAACATGCCAAAGATGAGTCAATCCAATCCGAACAAGTAAGCTTCAAGAGGTTCTGCTGAAGACCAGATATAAAAGGTGGCATACAAATGCTAGACTCGCCTAACAATCAAGGTAGTGGACCTCTACCGGCAAACCAATTCCGGGACATCCAGCAATGACTAACTCTGATCCGACTCAAGATTCCAACACAACAGTAAACTTCGGCGTGTCATTGATCTTTCTGATTTCTAGTGTTCTTTTTATGGTCTATGCTAGATCAGTGATTCTGCCAGAGCTTACCTACATCATCAATACAGCACCCGGTTTCACTTTTCCAGTTATTCTAATAGCAGGGGCTGCCCGCATTATGACCAGAATCATGCCCGTTCTCCTGTTCGGGATCTTTTTGATTACGAATCCACTCACAAGGAGATTCCTAGAAAGAGTCCCCTCTGCAGTCGAATCTGCGGCAACTAGTAATCTTGGTTGGTGGCTTCCATCTCTTCCAACTCCCCTGCCAGACAAAGAGGCTAACAACTCTTCATCGGGGTGGATTGAACGAGAGTACCCGCCGACTGCCTTCGGGTTCCAGAAGCGAACATGGACCATTGACAAAAGTGGTAGTGGGAAGAACTACCATGACAAATGTCTCAATTGTGGAAATTATACATACCACGGCGTTGAGAACCACTACGCACGGGAATTTGTGATCAGCGGGGTGCCAATCTGGCGAGACTCAGATGCTTCTGGATGGACAACTGAATGCCAAAAGTGTCATGAAGCAGATCTCGCAACGTATATTTCCCGAGCTGATAGCAACGAGCCGTGGAATCAGGACCAGGTGAGACCCCCAACTGACAACCCTGATCAAGAAGTAACTCCAGACAAGTCTAAAAACACCGATCAAGAAACGAACCACAACTGACGAATGACCCCAACCACAAGAATCCGCTTGGTAGGAGGTATCGCAGTTGGAGTAATCGGTATTATCAACGTCTACCTGCTGTGGGCAGTCTCCTTCGGAGTAGTACAATCGCCACTTCTCAGCTCTGGCATTTCACTGTTCTCACTGGCATCTTTACTCATCTCCCCATTTTACATTGCTGCAAAAGTGGACTCAGAGTGTCCCAAATAGTGGTTTAAACGTTTGATTGGGGCGCTTCCCCACAGACTCAAGTCAGCTGACACTCCCTTCCGAAAGTCGGACCCCAGATCCAGTATAGCAATATACAGTTTCCAACAAGAGCTCACAGAAGGAGGGCACATACGCCAGCAGCGTTTGTACCTCCAGGTTTTTGTGAGATGTCAGAAGCGACGCCAAACCAAGCGCAGGCGCCACTAACCAGCTACAAAGGCAACCGAACGCCTACAACCGGCAACACGTTCGAGTCGCCGGACGACGACGAACTCGAACACGTTATCGCCCCCGACTGGATGTACCCGTACGACGTCAACGACATCGAGGGGATTCACGAACTCAGACGCCGGATTCGCGACGCCGAAGAAGCGCTGAATGGGCTCAAAGCCTGGACCGAACTGATCAAAGACCACATCACGTTCGGCAATTCTGGAAAGGTCGGCAAGACCGTCGGTATTTACAATCTGAATACTGCACACGACTGCGTCAATCGAGGCACCGACTACTGCCAGGTGGGACCCGATGAGTGCTACGCCGTTCGTGCCGAACACCGTCAGGTGCATCCGATCCACTACCGCCGACGCCAAGAGATCATATGGGACCACATCGACGCAAGCACGTTCGCCACTGCGTTCAAACGGATCGTCCGGCGGAAGCGAAACCGGGTTGATGCCCTACGAATCCCCCAGAGCGGCGACTTTCGCCACCAGCACGACCTACTGAAAGCCGAAGAAATCGCGCGGATTCTGCAACCGCAGTACAAAGTGTACACCTACACCGCGTCGACGTGGCTGGACCTGAGCGAAGCCGATGCACTCACGGTCAACGCTTCAAACGAACATGCAGCCGGCGCCGATCGACGATTCATCGTCGTCGAGGACACCGAAGACATCCCCCAGAACGGCATTCAGTGTCCGAAAGACCTGACCGACGACATCTGGTGTGGGCAGTGTCAACTCTGTCTCGACTCCGATGCAGGTGATATCTACACAAAGAAGATCTAGACCACGTCAAAGTGTTTGTTTTCCCAGAGAATGGTTGGGGTGGCCGCACCCCTGGATAGGTATCGAGCAAGTTAATCGACATTACAAATATGACCACTGAACACATTGCCACGGCAGGCAACACGCCAGAAGTATCGAATCCAGATGAGCTAGAGACGGCCCTCGACGAGTTCACACTGCTCGTCGGCCCACATGCCTCAGACACCAACATCCAAGTGAAGCGTGGGAAACTGCACGTGGCCGGAAATGGGTATCTTCGACCAGTCCATCACCCGACTACCGAGGCTGAGCACAGAGACCCGTACGCAGATCCAGACTGGAAGGAGTTCACCGAGAAGGTGACACCCCACATCAATACGCCTCTCAAGATCAGGACTGTGGCACACACCAAATTCCGCTGGAAACCAGGAGCCGAGGTGCTCACCTTGTCGCCAGACGGGACGTTGACGCGGCTTAAGCTGGGAGAAACCGAAGAACAGGTCTTGGTTGAGTAGAGCCCAGATCCACTCTCCCCCATCACGTCAGAGAGAGTCGACTATCAAAAAGGACGAATTAGACCTAGACACCCGACAAGTAGGCCAATCCATTGGGAACTTCGAGACGATAGGTATCACTGAAGAATACATACTGGTATCACAAGACCACTACCGTCTATCAGAGGAAGAAGTAGGGTTCGTGCTTGTGTGCACGGTTCCATGCACGAAGATCCCACAGAGTGTGTAGAGGGGTTTGTACTCACAGTTGAGGGTGAGTAGTCATGCCTGCAGAGCCTAGCTCCCAGACATCGTTTACCCAATTCTCTCAAGACGGGACACTGCCCTCGTCTGGACACGAATACGATCCGCCTGATGACAGTGAACTGTCGAAGACGATCGCTCCAGACTGGCTGTATCCGTGGCCTGTGGAGGAAGTCAATGGCATCCACGAACTTCGTGCTCGCATCCGCGACGCAGAAGCAGCAGTAAATCCCCTCACTGAGTGGACGGAAATCCTCAATGACCACCTGAATTTCGGCAACAACGGCAAGCTCTCGGACCAAATCGGTGTCTTCAACTTCAACTCGGCGACAGACTGTCTGAATCTCGGGACCGACCGCTGCCAAGTCTCAGAAGGGGACTGTTACGCGAAGAACAACGAGCGGTTTCCTAACGCGCTATCGTACCGTCGCCGACAAGAAATCGTGTGGGATCATCTTGACCCGGCCACGTTCGCTGACGCCTTCGACCGTGTAGCACGCCGAAAGCGGACAGACGTATCCATCTTGCGGCTCTCGCAGTCCGGCGACTTCCGGAACAGACACGATGTGCTGAAGGCGGAAGCGATCGCCAACATCCTCGCTCCACAGTACGACGTGTACACCTACACAGCTTCCAGCTGGCTCCCATTCGACGAGACAGACACGCTAACTGTGAACGCTTCCAATCCGAACATCGACAGCGCAGACCGTCGGTTCGTCGTCGTCGACGACGTCGAATCCATCCCGGAGGATGGAATTCGATGCCCCGAAGACCTATCTGACGGTGAAGTTGAGTGCGGCCAATGCAGGCTCTGTATCGACAAAGACGCTGGTAACGTGTACATTCAGAACCTCTACGCGGACGACTGAACGACAGTCTCTTTGATCGAAGAGCCCACGATGGAGGAGTGCGGTGCCAATACGACCGACGAGGAGGGCGGTGTCCACCAGTTCCCCCTGCTGGAGACGAGCCCTCTCGCGGCGTACCTCAGCTGAGTGATGTCGGGTTGCCGGCACCAGAGGAATTCATCGCCCACGGGATAAAGCCACCGCCCTCACCTCCCTGTCGTTTAAGTGGGCCACACCAGTAGTTGCTGGTGGAGATAGATATGGTCCCTCCAAGCTCTTCGACACAGCGATCGCCGGCTGCAGAGTCTGTCTCGGTTCCTGCACAGGCGGATTTCGACCAGTTCTTTCGAGACGACCTCCTCGCACAGTGGGAGATTCCTACCGCGCGGGCGCTGGCAGCACGGGTCGCCGAGGAACTCGCCACGCGGCTCTCGGACCCCACGCGGCTGTCAGTCGAGATCATCCAGGCAGCGCCTGTTGCCTTCGAACAGGCCTTCCTTGAGCTGGCCTCGGTACCGATGCTCCCTGAAGTGGCTGCAGTTGCTCGCGAACAACTCCGGGACCGGGCCGTGACCGTCCTCAGTGGGCACGAACTCGGCACCGGCTCCGAGTTCCTGTTTTCCGTCACAGAAGTGCTCACGCAGGAGTTCCTCAACGAACTCCAGCGTGCCTTCGACGCCCGGTTCTCACCAGTCGTCGGTCCCCAGGACAGCCAGTGAACTACCACGGGCGCGGTGGCCCGTGGCTACCCGTGGATTAATAGAAAAGCGTCGTCGCTAGTTGATCTGGTCCGTCACCAGCACCACTTTGTCGTCGATGGAGACCCGGATCTCGACCGACAAGGTCTGGATCACGAACAGATCACCAGTCACGGGACTCCCCACGGACAAGCGTGGGTTGAGCTCCTCATCAGTGACTGCGATGTAGATGCGCTCACCGGGTTCGATCGCTTGGTCAATCGTCACCGTCTTCTGGATACTCTCGACAGCGAACGTGATCTCGGCGCCTGCCGGGATAGTGTTGTTCCCACGGAGCGTCGCTTCGATCTGGCCGTTCCGGAGTTGCGTCTCGAAGCTCGAACTCCGAGCCTCGGCACTCTCGTACCAGTTGGGCTCAGAGACCGTCGTCTCGTTGATATCGCGGAAGGTCGTTACCCCCTTCTGCTGATAGATGGTCTCCCCTGCCACGTTTGCGAACCCGGCAGCGTATTCGAACTGCTTGATGACGCCGTCTTCGGTCACGTACATCTCGATCACCAACTGCGAGAGATTGAGTCGATCAACGCCGGTCAACTCTCCACTCAGCTTCGGGAGGCTCCTGTTCGCGACGCCACTGTACACGATCACAGTCTCACCGTCGAACGTCCGTGTAGTCTGGGCCGTCAGATCCACATGCTGGGCAAGCGCATACATCTCCTCAGCCCGGGGGTAGGCCTCATGCGGGTAGACGACTCTATACGGGTACGCCCACTCTTCGGTGAGCGATCCATCATTCAAGACATCGCGGACACCAACTGTCCGGCGGTTCGGCGCGTAGCCCCGGAAATCAGCGTCACCGAGCAACTGCTTTTCGCCGTCGACCACGACCTCACCTTCCTCCAGTGCGACCTGGTGGGTGAAATTGTACTCGTACGGCCCGTCTCCAGTGATGTCCTCCCGCGTGGCATGTCGCGTGAAGTTGTCTGCGTTCTGAATACGCTGGTTGTGTGTCGCGAAGAGATTCCGCGTCACGCCGTCTTTACTCGCGCCGGCCGGGAACGACACATCGGCGAATGGACCGCTACTCGTGTCTGCACTTGACGGCGTCGCTGTTGACGTCGAAGTAGCCGTGGCCGTTCCACCGGCACTCCCGGTGCTCGATGACGACGATGACGTGGTCGTAGCTGACGCTGCTGTACTAGCAGGAGTCTGTGATTGTGCCGGGGCAGTACTCGTACTGGTCTCGGCCGGCCCACCTGCAGGGCCACCGAGCCCACAGCCTGCCAGAAGGACACAGGCCGCGAGCGCAAGAGCTTGAACAGTGGTTCGCATGGACACACATCGATACCGCGGTACCGCACAAAAACGTGTGGATACCACCTCACGTGTTCGTCGGAATAAGAGGCGTATACGCCCCGAAACAGCAGAACAGCCCCTGACAGTTTCGGCGTCGAACAACTTAAGACTCGCCGAGACTCCCAGTCGACGACGACGAGTATACGTCCTCACCAACAGACGACACCGCGTCACGGAGACTCTCGACGTTGTCCTCCAGCCTCTCTGGCTCAGGATCGCTCTCTGAGAGGAGTGATTTCAGTGCGTCCATCTCCTGCTTGACTGTCTCAAGTGTCTGGTCTGCGACCTCGTCGGAGTACTCAGACAGAGACTCCTCAGCATCAGCGATCAAGTCACGAGCCTCCCCACGCAGCTTGATCAACCGCTTCTCGCGCGCGTCCTCCTCAGCGTGGATCTCTGCCTGTCGCTTCAATTCCTCGATCTTCTCCTGTGACAGCCCCGTCCGACCCTCAACGTCGACAGAGGAGCTGTTGCTCGTCGCACGGTCAGTAGCAGTGACGTTCAACAGGCCGTCGTGATCGATCCGCATCGTGACCTCGATTCTGGGGTCACCCGCAGGCTGTGGTTCAATCCCGGTGAGCCGGAACTGGGCGAGCAACTCGTTGTTGTCGACCATTTCAGCTTCGCCCTGATACACCTGAATCGAGACACTTGTCTGGTTGTCCGAAGCCGTCGTGAACACTCGCGTCCGCTCAGTAGGATATGACTTCCCAGATTCAATGATCGGTTTGAACACACCGCCTTCCTCGGCAACACCGATACTGAGCGCGAGGTTGTCGACAAGTACGATATCTTCAGTCTTGTCGTCCAACGTTCCGCCGTGGATAGCGGCACCTTTGGCAACAGCGCGTTCTGGGTCCTCAAGCTGTGGCTCGGTCCCGATGACATCTTCGATCAGGTCCTGTACTTGCGGCATCCGCGACGCCCCTCCGACGAGCAAGACATCATCGACATCGTCGGTGTTACCGTTTACACCGGTTCGAATCGCTTTCTGGATCGGGTCACGGGTTTCCTCAAGGAGATGCGAGGTGACGGTCTGGAATTCTTCACGGGTGACATCAATCTCGACAGTCTTGACATTATTCTCCTCACCCGCCAACCTAATGAATGGAACTGATACTGTCGCCTTCTTATTTGACGCGAGTTGATGCTTCGTCTCTTTCACTGCTTTGCGGAGTTGCTGTTCAGTCCCGAGCCCAGCATCGTCATCGCTCTCTTTGAGGAGATCGTGTTCCCTAAGATATTGTCTGTCCCTCGGCGGATCACCGTACTTTTCCTCGATCCTCTCTCTGATGTACTTTTTGAACTCGTCAGTCCAGTCTTCGCCACCAAGATCCTTGTTCCCCGTTGTCGCCGTAACCTCGAAGACACCACCGCCAGCCTTCACCATCGAGAGGTCAAACGTCCCCCCACCAAGGTCGAACACAAGCAGATTCTTCGATTCGTTCGAGTCACGGTCATACCCGTAACTAAGAGCCGCAGCGGTCGGCTCGGGCAGCAGCCGCTGGACGTCAATCCCGGCGATTTCGGCAGCGTCCTTGGTTGCCTTCTTTTGATTGTCGCTCCAGTACGCTGGGACCGTGATCACTGCCTGCTCAAACTCTTCGTTGTGGGTCTCACCACACTCACTCATCACCGTCTTCAAGATGTCAGCAGACACCTGTTCAGGCCGCAACTCGTTCCCGCCTGCCTCAACACGGATGTCGTCACCCATCTGCCGCTTAATCTCAGCGACAGTGTTCTCGGGATCGCTGTTCTGCTGCGAAAGAGCTGCATTACCGACCGTGACATCCTCACCGGCGTAATGAACGACAGAGGGAGTCTGTTCCTCCCCTTCACGATTGCGGACGATATCTGCCTGCTGCGATGAATCATACACCGCCAGCAAGGTGTTTGTCGTACCCAGATCTACGCCAACAGTCGTGCTCATACCCACCATAAACCCCCGTCAACTGTTAAACATACCGCTAGCAGGTACCTGACTGGCTACTCAGCGATCAGTGGGTGCCACGTCTGAAACGCGTGGCGGGCGTGTGCCTCGAAGAGCGAGGGAGACCGATCGAACAGAATCTCTGGCAACTCCACCCGCTGGATTTCTCCGATCGGTGAATCGATCGCAACAGGTAGACAGATCCCACGCTGCGACTCAATCACCCTAGCATTGGTTATGCCACTGAGAGGCTCATCTGGCCCCTCATACTCCGGCGGGAGAGACGGCAGTTCAAGACTATTATCGATGAATCGCTCCCATCGAATAGCCCACAACACCACAGGCTCAGGCGGCCCCTCCGCAGCGTTATTGAGAAGTTCGAACTCAAGTGCTACTGGGATTTCCGGGCTGCGAGCGCGATCAGGAGGCACACCCATCACCTCAATCGGTGTATCAATCGGGCTAGAGGGGGCATCACGCTCTGGCATAGCTCTCTGACACTGATATACAGTGACGCATGGATTAAAACACCAACGAATACCTCACGCACCCCCCATCTTTCACCAGAACACCAGACCCCGTGGCTTATCAGGAGAGCCGCGGTATACCCCGGTATGACGGAGCTTGATACCGTCGACTTCAGAATCGAAGCGCCAGACAATACGGAGACAACAGTGACCGTCCCAGAGGATACCATTCCGAAGTTCACTGATGTCGGCGAAACGCAAGCAGAGTATGCCGGTCGTGAGCTCTTTCTCGCTCTCGCAGCAACAGCCGGCCAAATGCGTGATGAACTAGGCGACGACATCCGCCCCGGCGAAGAAGCTGCGGTCGAAAAATTCGAGGAACTCCTCAGCGAGCAGGAAGACACATCCATTGACGACCTGCTCTCCGCTGAGTAGGCCACCTTCCAGAGACATCTGGTCACGACCAGCCGACACATGTCAACCACAACGATTTCACTCCCGCCGTTCGATCAGACCTGTTCAGAATCGTGCCCCCACCACGGGTGTGACCTCACGATCAAATCACACGAGTACGACTCGGGGACGAGTCGGGTCACTGCAACGATCTCAGCCGAATCAATCGACGATAGACACAGCTGGACGTTCGCAGTTGCCGATCCCGAGACGGCCACCGTGAACCCAACCACCGACCCAGAAGGTATCCCAGACTGTGTTACTGACGCACTCTCGGTCGCAGGCTACACGTACGAAGCAAGCGATTTCTCAGGGATCACAGGGCGCGCGCATCACAGGCGTGTAGCCTTGACACAACTGAGCCTCGCGATGAGTCACATCACCGATGTAGACTCCCGTCATATCGACCGGGCAGAAATCGTGTTCGACAGCGCACGCACCACCGCTGAGATACTCCACGCCATCGAGTGGAGTTGTACTGGAGATATCGATACGATCAACACTGCGTTCCAGCAGCGACTTGCTGACGAACACCCGGACGGCTGGTCTGGACTACGGTCACTCGCACCCAACGTGTACGCAGCTGGGTTGCTAGCATACATCCACACCAACGCTGACACCCCCGATAGTGCACTCGCTACAACTGATTATAACCACGACCCAGTACCGGAAGACACGATCATAGAGATGGTGAATCGAGACGATATCGGAATCCTCGCCCACGTCATGAACGAGGACAAACACTACACTGAATTCATATGAAAAGACCCCAAGAGACCCGTGTGGTTGAGATCGCTGATCAGATCGTTGATCATCTCGACACAGAGGGGCCGCATCTCGTCCTCAAGCGGTTCGACAGCGAACTTGTCGTCTCGCACCACCGGCAAAACGGGAACGGTGAAAATTACTGGTTCAGCATCACGTCACCGGACACCAAGACCAGACGTACCCACCTTCACTACCAGCCACCAGACGACCTAACAGTCCTTCCGCTGGAGGTCGAAGCGACGCTTGAGGCCGAGGGGTACACGGTCACCAATACCTCTGATACCGGGTCACTCCTGACCGACCTCGAGACGATTAGCGCCGACAACCCCATCCCCGCAGAAACAATCGTAGCAATCCTCGAGATCGCTAACGACTTCCCAGGAACGATCGAAACCTACACCGACATACTGGTGCGAGCGCAAGGCAGGCTCCTCAAGGGCCTCGCCGAAGGCATCGAACTCCGGCTCTTAGAAGAAGCAACAGATGGAGAAGTATGGGATACACTTGACCAGCTTTGTGACGTCCTCAGCGGGAAGACAGGCAACGCCATTGACTCACTCGCCACTGTCT
This region of Halobaculum sp. MBLA0147 genomic DNA includes:
- a CDS encoding Hsp70 family protein, with product MSTTVGVDLGTTNTLLAVYDSSQQADIVRNREGEEQTPSVVHYAGEDVTVGNAALSQQNSDPENTVAEIKRQMGDDIRVEAGGNELRPEQVSADILKTVMSECGETHNEEFEQAVITVPAYWSDNQKKATKDAAEIAGIDVQRLLPEPTAAALSYGYDRDSNESKNLLVFDLGGGTFDLSMVKAGGGVFEVTATTGNKDLGGEDWTDEFKKYIRERIEEKYGDPPRDRQYLREHDLLKESDDDAGLGTEQQLRKAVKETKHQLASNKKATVSVPFIRLAGEENNVKTVEIDVTREEFQTVTSHLLEETRDPIQKAIRTGVNGNTDDVDDVLLVGGASRMPQVQDLIEDVIGTEPQLEDPERAVAKGAAIHGGTLDDKTEDIVLVDNLALSIGVAEEGGVFKPIIESGKSYPTERTRVFTTASDNQTSVSIQVYQGEAEMVDNNELLAQFRLTGIEPQPAGDPRIEVTMRIDHDGLLNVTATDRATSNSSSVDVEGRTGLSQEKIEELKRQAEIHAEEDAREKRLIKLRGEARDLIADAEESLSEYSDEVADQTLETVKQEMDALKSLLSESDPEPERLEDNVESLRDAVSSVGEDVYSSSSTGSLGES